The proteins below come from a single Eubacterium limosum genomic window:
- a CDS encoding UDP-glucose dehydrogenase family protein, which yields MKNITVAGTGYVGLVAGVCFAEVGHQVLCVDVDEEKVKMMKAGKSPIYEQDLEELMVRNYEAGRLDYTTDYEAAYRNADAIFIGVGTPEKPDGSADLSYVATVARQIAESVVHDCLVVVKSTVPIGTNDKVEQFIKDSLVNDVKVEVASNPEFLAQGTAVRDTLHAARVIIGTESPEAEMLLKEIYEPFKLPIVSVNRRSAEMIKYASNDFLALKISYMNDIANLCELVGANIEDVARGMSYDRRIGDRFLNAGIGYGGSCFPKDTKALKYLARQNGYELKTVEAAVDVNRRQKTLLFRKACERLITFNGLKVAVLGLTFKPGTDDLREAPSLENIPLLLEQGANIYAYDPIGTENFKKRYPVGNHEQGSIVYVDAPQEALENANVCFIFTEWEQIKAIWPEDYRAFMKTPLVYDGRNIYDLNAMKNAKVEYYSVGR from the coding sequence ATGAAAAACATCACCGTAGCCGGCACCGGCTACGTCGGTCTCGTCGCCGGCGTATGCTTTGCCGAAGTAGGACATCAGGTACTTTGTGTTGATGTCGATGAAGAAAAAGTTAAAATGATGAAAGCGGGTAAGAGCCCGATTTATGAGCAAGACTTGGAAGAGTTGATGGTTCGCAATTACGAGGCGGGCCGATTGGATTACACCACGGATTATGAGGCAGCCTACCGGAACGCGGATGCCATTTTCATTGGGGTCGGCACACCGGAAAAGCCGGACGGGTCTGCGGATCTCTCTTATGTGGCCACGGTGGCGCGGCAGATTGCAGAGAGCGTGGTTCACGACTGCCTGGTGGTGGTCAAGTCCACAGTGCCGATCGGAACCAATGATAAGGTAGAGCAGTTCATCAAGGATTCTCTGGTCAATGACGTTAAGGTAGAGGTTGCCAGCAATCCCGAATTTCTGGCGCAGGGAACAGCGGTACGCGATACGCTGCACGCGGCTCGTGTCATTATCGGGACAGAAAGCCCGGAAGCGGAGATGCTGCTCAAAGAAATCTATGAGCCCTTTAAGCTGCCCATCGTTTCTGTGAACCGCCGCAGTGCGGAGATGATCAAATATGCCAGCAATGATTTTCTGGCGCTTAAAATTTCTTATATGAATGATATCGCTAACCTGTGTGAGCTGGTAGGGGCCAACATTGAAGATGTGGCCAGAGGTATGTCCTATGACCGCCGCATTGGGGATCGGTTTTTAAATGCCGGTATCGGCTATGGCGGCTCATGTTTTCCAAAGGATACCAAAGCATTAAAATATCTGGCCCGTCAGAATGGCTATGAGCTCAAAACGGTCGAAGCTGCTGTAGATGTGAATCGGCGTCAGAAGACGCTATTGTTTCGCAAAGCCTGTGAACGGCTCATCACCTTCAATGGTTTAAAGGTAGCGGTGCTTGGGCTTACCTTTAAACCAGGGACGGATGATCTCAGGGAAGCGCCCTCACTGGAAAATATTCCGTTATTACTTGAACAGGGTGCAAATATCTATGCCTATGATCCTATTGGCACGGAAAACTTTAAAAAACGTTATCCGGTTGGGAATCACGAGCAAGGTAGTATCGTCTATGTCGATGCGCCACAGGAGGCGCTGGAGAATGCAAATGTCTGCTTTATTTTCACGGAATGGGAGCAGATCAAAGCAATCTGGCCGGAGGATTATCGGGCATTTATGAAAACGCCTCTGGTCTACGATGGACGCAATATTTATGATCTTAATGCGATGAAAAACGCGAAGGTTGAGTACTACTCAGTTGGAAGATAA
- a CDS encoding acyltransferase, translating to MNSIAKLDNFIYQVLNKKIDKMPSRVIKAVALYYPDARIRKKYLKKMGVLMGKGTYANLGLKVVPSEKDISVKIGDNVSIAPNVTFIANSAPNNGKEILKIDYIREKLIKDEMIIIENDVWIGADVTILPGIKVGKCSVIGAGSVVIKDIEPYSIYAGVPAKKIRNNK from the coding sequence ATGAATAGCATTGCTAAATTAGACAATTTTATTTATCAAGTTCTAAATAAAAAAATTGATAAAATGCCTTCAAGAGTTATTAAAGCTGTAGCGTTATATTATCCAGATGCGCGAATAAGAAAAAAATATTTAAAAAAAATGGGTGTATTAATGGGAAAGGGAACATATGCCAATTTAGGTTTGAAAGTTGTTCCTTCCGAAAAAGATATTAGTGTCAAAATAGGAGATAATGTATCAATTGCTCCAAACGTTACATTTATTGCGAATTCGGCTCCAAACAATGGAAAAGAAATTTTAAAAATAGATTATATCCGAGAGAAACTCATTAAGGATGAAATGATTATCATTGAAAATGATGTCTGGATCGGAGCAGATGTAACAATACTTCCAGGTATAAAAGTTGGGAAGTGTTCTGTAATAGGGGCTGGAAGTGTTGTAATAAAGGATATTGAACCTTATAGTATCTATGCAGGAGTACCAGCTAAAAAGATTAGAAATAATAAATAG
- a CDS encoding GNAT family N-acetyltransferase produces the protein MFIVEKYKDFEEKEWDDFVLNDSVNGTFLQTRRFLNYHPKNRFEDNSLIIKDKKGTIAAVCPACNIKENGYKVFYSHKGSTFGGIIIRRKYYISNKVLEMIDLIDQYLGDKNYEEITLKITPSLFSKESPELLEYCLENRNYNEYAELSTYIDYYSYKEKITSNFTQGKRTNVNNGIKEGLSFQRLNDDDKIRNFYEILCQNLHKYKTNPVHSIEELLEFKNSSLKDICQFYGVFKENEMIAGGMVFYFEQTNVAHTQYLAAKEEYATLSPSTFLYYGIIKEMKEKNICKLSWGISTEDKGKILNEGLIKSKEAYGSKYSLNRTFYKSLA, from the coding sequence GTGTTTATCGTAGAAAAATACAAAGATTTTGAAGAAAAAGAATGGGATGATTTTGTTCTTAACGATTCTGTAAATGGAACTTTTTTGCAAACAAGACGTTTTTTGAACTACCATCCTAAAAATCGTTTTGAAGATAATTCGCTTATCATTAAGGATAAAAAGGGAACGATAGCGGCCGTTTGTCCAGCGTGTAACATAAAAGAAAATGGTTATAAAGTGTTTTATTCTCATAAAGGATCAACTTTTGGCGGTATCATTATAAGAAGAAAGTATTATATTTCAAATAAAGTATTGGAAATGATTGATCTAATCGATCAATACTTGGGGGACAAAAATTACGAAGAAATTACGTTGAAAATTACCCCTTCCTTATTTTCAAAAGAAAGTCCTGAACTTTTGGAGTACTGTTTGGAGAACAGAAATTATAACGAATATGCAGAATTAAGTACATATATTGATTATTATTCATATAAAGAAAAGATTACAAGTAATTTTACGCAAGGCAAGAGAACCAATGTTAATAATGGAATTAAAGAAGGTTTATCTTTTCAAAGATTAAATGATGATGACAAAATTAGAAATTTTTATGAAATATTATGTCAGAATTTACACAAATATAAAACAAATCCCGTCCATTCAATAGAAGAATTATTAGAATTTAAAAATAGCAGTTTAAAAGATATCTGTCAATTTTACGGTGTCTTTAAAGAGAATGAAATGATTGCAGGCGGAATGGTTTTTTATTTTGAACAAACAAATGTAGCTCATACACAATACTTGGCAGCAAAGGAAGAATATGCGACGCTTAGTCCCAGTACATTTTTATATTATGGAATCATTAAAGAGATGAAAGAGAAGAATATATGCAAATTATCGTGGGGAATTTCAACCGAAGATAAAGGTAAAATCCTTAATGAAGGATTAATCAAAAGTAAAGAAGCCTATGGTAGCAAGTATAGTTTAAATCGCACTTTTTATAAATCGCTAGCGTAA
- a CDS encoding DegT/DnrJ/EryC1/StrS family aminotransferase — translation MNIPFSTFTPMHNEIKADMQACFERVYDKSWFIDGEECRQFEKEFAEYCEAEYCVGCGNGLEGLYLLLRAFDIGDGDEVIVPSNTFIATALAVSYTGATPVFVEPDIKTYNINPAEIEKAITERTKAIIAVHLYGQCADMDPILEIAGKYQLKVIEDAAQCHGATYRGKKAGSLGDAASFSFYPGKNLGCLGDGGCITTNNPQIAEKARAIGNYGSARKYHHIYKGINSRLDELQAGFLRIKLRELDRWTKARQQICERYLNEIKNDQIILPEVNEKNTHVWHIFPVRTKKRDVLQNYLKERGIGTVIHYPVAMHLQDAYKDLGHEQGDFPIAEKIAREELSLPLYYGIKNDMVNYIIQRVNSF, via the coding sequence ATGAACATACCCTTTAGTACCTTCACCCCCATGCACAATGAGATCAAAGCGGACATGCAGGCATGCTTCGAGCGCGTATATGATAAAAGCTGGTTCATTGACGGGGAAGAGTGCCGTCAATTTGAAAAAGAATTTGCAGAATACTGTGAGGCAGAATACTGTGTCGGATGCGGAAATGGTTTGGAAGGTTTGTATCTGTTACTGAGGGCTTTTGATATTGGCGATGGGGATGAAGTAATTGTTCCCTCCAATACATTTATTGCAACGGCATTAGCCGTATCCTATACTGGGGCAACACCTGTTTTTGTTGAACCAGACATCAAAACTTATAATATTAATCCAGCTGAAATCGAAAAAGCCATTACAGAAAGGACCAAAGCCATTATTGCCGTGCATCTTTATGGACAGTGCGCGGATATGGACCCTATTCTTGAAATCGCAGGAAAATACCAGTTGAAAGTCATTGAAGATGCCGCTCAATGCCATGGCGCAACTTATAGAGGAAAAAAAGCAGGGTCACTGGGAGATGCGGCTTCCTTCAGTTTTTATCCGGGTAAAAATCTAGGCTGTCTCGGAGATGGCGGATGTATTACGACAAACAATCCTCAAATTGCAGAGAAAGCAAGAGCCATCGGCAATTATGGCTCGGCTCGGAAGTACCATCATATTTACAAGGGCATTAATTCGCGTTTAGATGAATTACAAGCAGGATTTTTACGCATCAAGTTGAGAGAACTTGATCGCTGGACAAAAGCAAGACAGCAGATTTGCGAACGGTATTTGAATGAAATCAAAAACGATCAAATTATTTTGCCAGAAGTAAATGAAAAAAATACACACGTCTGGCATATTTTCCCAGTTCGTACAAAGAAACGTGATGTACTCCAAAATTATCTGAAAGAAAGAGGCATTGGCACCGTCATTCATTATCCTGTTGCGATGCATTTACAGGATGCTTATAAAGATTTAGGCCATGAACAGGGTGATTTTCCCATTGCAGAGAAGATTGCCAGAGAAGAATTGAGCTTGCCCTTATATTATGGGATAAAAAATGACATGGTTAATTATATTATTCAAAGAGTCAATTCTTTTTAA
- a CDS encoding sugar 3,4-ketoisomerase — translation MINIRMIEFNDIVDTKNVERPMGHLTPIEGLKDVPFDIKRIYYLTRVPENTIRGFHSHKVLQQVLLCLNGSVQISVSTPYEKEFITLDDPAKGLYIGPMIWREMYNFSPGSVLMVIASEYYDEEDYIRDYRTYCEEAQDFFNKEKQKEENDDEHTL, via the coding sequence ATGATCAATATAAGAATGATTGAATTCAACGATATCGTTGATACAAAAAATGTCGAGCGCCCCATGGGCCATTTAACACCTATCGAAGGTCTTAAAGACGTGCCTTTTGACATCAAACGTATCTATTATTTAACGAGAGTTCCCGAAAATACTATCCGAGGATTTCACTCGCACAAAGTGCTCCAGCAGGTGCTGCTTTGTCTTAATGGCAGTGTGCAAATCAGTGTGAGCACTCCCTATGAAAAGGAGTTTATTACTTTAGATGATCCCGCAAAAGGACTTTATATCGGGCCAATGATCTGGCGGGAAATGTACAATTTCTCACCAGGAAGTGTTCTGATGGTTATTGCTTCCGAGTATTATGATGAGGAAGACTATATTCGAGATTATCGGACATACTGTGAGGAAGCGCAGGATTTTTTTAACAAAGAAAAACAAAAGGAAGAAAACGATGATGAACATACCCTTTAG
- a CDS encoding oligosaccharide flippase family protein, with the protein MGRFRLFIENFLAYGFINILNKIVPLLMLPIVTRLLPDTSEFGRFDLFNMIINFGSSFAILGVYDAMFREYFEKDEMQYKMKVTSTGMQIVLLSSFVVMVVLILFNKAFSQIFIGDTDSTFIIVCAAIGVFLAANRNIISAPTRMQNRRTIYVVSGLSNSIAYYGIAVLLVYIGFGYQGLIYGNLIASLGILLFFWGFNRREFHFKLYDKEIARTLLKIGLPLLPVFIIYWAFNSTDKIMITHMLDVAQVGIYSIGARVASISQFIYQAFAGGWQYFAFSTMRDDDQVGLISKIFEYLGVISFLAFIVLLPFNQWIFNLLFAGDYTKGAEVFPYLFLSPLLLMLFQTAGNQFLVIRKSYWSPICLSVGVLVNIIMNFFMIKAYGIVGCSLSTLTGYAVSVLIVVIVTSRMKLLKLSKKFGLLSVLMGCITLSLFFKLYWPLVILILFAMGLIVIGYGNDVLKLLKGFKKKG; encoded by the coding sequence ATGGGACGTTTTAGATTGTTTATAGAAAATTTTTTAGCTTATGGTTTTATTAATATTTTAAATAAAATCGTTCCTTTATTAATGTTGCCTATCGTAACCCGTTTGCTTCCTGACACCAGCGAGTTTGGACGCTTCGATCTTTTCAACATGATCATCAATTTTGGTTCATCCTTTGCCATATTGGGTGTCTACGACGCTATGTTCCGTGAATACTTTGAAAAAGACGAGATGCAATACAAAATGAAGGTTACATCAACCGGGATGCAAATTGTCTTGTTATCCTCTTTTGTGGTCATGGTTGTTTTAATCTTGTTCAACAAGGCCTTTTCACAAATCTTTATCGGTGATACCGACAGTACTTTTATCATTGTGTGTGCGGCTATCGGGGTTTTTCTGGCAGCTAACCGAAACATTATCTCTGCGCCCACACGTATGCAAAATCGTCGTACTATTTACGTGGTTTCGGGCCTATCCAATTCCATCGCCTATTATGGCATTGCCGTTTTATTGGTATACATTGGATTTGGCTATCAAGGTCTTATTTATGGAAATTTAATCGCTAGTTTAGGAATACTTCTTTTCTTTTGGGGATTTAATCGAAGAGAATTTCATTTTAAGCTATATGATAAAGAAATTGCCAGAACGCTGTTAAAAATCGGTTTGCCGCTTCTACCGGTTTTCATTATCTATTGGGCCTTTAACTCTACAGACAAAATTATGATCACCCACATGCTGGATGTAGCACAGGTCGGGATCTATTCCATTGGCGCTCGGGTGGCTTCCATCAGCCAGTTTATTTACCAGGCCTTTGCGGGGGGATGGCAGTACTTTGCATTTTCGACCATGCGGGATGATGACCAAGTTGGATTGATTTCTAAAATTTTTGAGTACTTAGGGGTGATCTCGTTTTTGGCCTTTATAGTCTTGTTACCCTTTAATCAGTGGATTTTCAATCTGTTATTCGCAGGTGATTATACTAAAGGAGCTGAAGTGTTCCCATACTTATTTTTATCGCCTTTGTTGTTAATGTTGTTTCAAACCGCTGGCAACCAGTTTTTAGTGATTAGAAAAAGTTATTGGTCTCCAATATGTTTATCAGTTGGGGTGCTCGTTAACATTATTATGAACTTTTTTATGATTAAAGCCTATGGAATTGTGGGCTGTTCCCTTTCTACGCTTACAGGCTATGCGGTTTCAGTATTGATAGTGGTGATCGTCACGTCAAGGATGAAGCTTTTGAAGTTAAGTAAAAAATTTGGTTTATTATCCGTTTTAATGGGTTGTATTACTCTGAGTTTATTTTTTAAGCTTTACTGGCCATTGGTCATTCTAATCCTGTTTGCAATGGGCCTGATTGTAATCGGATATGGAAATGATGTGCTGAAGTTATTAAAGGGGTTTAAAAAGAAAGGGTAG
- a CDS encoding glycosyltransferase has translation MRVSIIISSYNNLKYIFELLDSIFSQTYSNIEIIIADDGSEEFDQKEIYNYINNNNSKNFNFKILHSEINQGTVKNINSALSVATGEIIKFIATDDLFFSTHTIENIVSHFKKEPFAFLVTRIQECDINMCPMPSKLAEFTFKEFNFLKEINNNERFRLHCIYGTKPPAPGFFFTKKCFEQYGFFDEAYRLAEDSPMWCRLLREGCPIAFYDCVTVKYRIGSGISTTVTSAPNEVLKRDQKLKVEKEIFPYMSIFKKSDKRKILYTYTINFLFENYSTTKKYKYIALNFDIFLKHIFKRLFCRVKRKFIIFFTIN, from the coding sequence ATGCGAGTTAGTATAATAATATCTTCCTATAATAACCTAAAGTATATTTTTGAGTTACTTGACTCTATTTTCTCTCAAACTTACAGCAACATAGAAATTATTATTGCTGATGATGGAAGTGAAGAATTTGATCAAAAAGAAATATATAACTATATAAATAATAATAACAGTAAAAATTTTAATTTTAAAATTTTACATAGTGAAATTAATCAAGGAACTGTCAAAAATATTAATAGTGCATTAAGTGTTGCAACAGGTGAAATAATAAAATTTATTGCAACAGACGACCTTTTTTTCAGTACACATACTATTGAAAATATTGTATCTCATTTTAAAAAAGAACCATTTGCTTTTTTAGTAACGAGAATTCAAGAATGCGACATTAATATGTGTCCCATGCCATCCAAATTAGCTGAATTTACATTTAAAGAATTTAATTTTTTAAAAGAGATCAATAATAATGAACGATTTAGGCTACATTGTATTTACGGAACAAAGCCACCAGCACCAGGATTTTTTTTCACAAAAAAATGTTTTGAACAATATGGCTTTTTCGATGAAGCTTATCGTTTAGCTGAAGATTCACCCATGTGGTGTCGTTTGTTACGTGAAGGTTGTCCTATAGCGTTTTATGATTGTGTTACCGTTAAATACAGAATAGGATCTGGAATTTCTACTACAGTAACCAGTGCTCCTAATGAAGTATTAAAACGAGATCAGAAACTTAAAGTAGAAAAAGAAATTTTTCCGTATATGTCAATATTTAAAAAATCTGATAAAAGAAAAATATTATATACATATACTATTAATTTTCTTTTTGAAAATTATTCTACAACAAAAAAGTATAAATATATAGCTTTGAATTTTGATATTTTTTTAAAGCATATTTTCAAACGACTTTTTTGCAGAGTCAAAAGAAAATTTATTATATTTTTTACGATAAATTAA
- a CDS encoding polysaccharide pyruvyl transferase family protein → MKILLINQGYSDNLGDKAIKYMLMVMLKKLDHQVEFCGFTQFVEQSLEFSNKKDVSGNKILLKLKKSLPVSLKWKVRKERDIKKILSKMDNNFDFIIIGGGQLVKSNCYFPYAMQFWTDYASKINSKIVLFGIGCDQNLSTHEKKTYIKAFKKCENITVRDKASQNFLKKEFEIECSYVPDVAFSLYNYVVQNKNSKKKDVVVMIYSYTTYKSHFRHKINIKEYYDRWIEIINQHIDRDTFIKLAYSTYEDKIETYNFINYLKMHIDNKVKILNSDTLTSLLNILGESEKVITGRMHPMIFGVLANCKVIPFSISDKIDTFKQEWLLNENEINFNHINKTIFKKLNEVLD, encoded by the coding sequence ATGAAAATTTTATTAATTAATCAAGGTTATTCGGATAATTTGGGTGATAAAGCAATAAAATACATGCTAATGGTTATGTTAAAAAAGTTAGATCATCAAGTTGAATTTTGTGGTTTTACTCAATTTGTAGAACAGAGTTTAGAATTCTCAAATAAAAAAGATGTATCTGGAAATAAAATCTTGTTAAAATTAAAAAAATCATTACCCGTGTCGTTAAAATGGAAAGTTAGAAAAGAACGTGACATAAAAAAAATACTAAGCAAGATGGATAATAATTTTGACTTTATTATTATCGGGGGAGGGCAGTTGGTAAAATCAAACTGTTATTTTCCTTACGCAATGCAATTCTGGACTGATTATGCAAGTAAAATAAATAGTAAGATAGTTTTGTTTGGTATTGGATGCGATCAAAATCTGTCAACACATGAAAAAAAGACTTACATAAAAGCTTTTAAAAAATGTGAGAATATTACTGTAAGGGATAAAGCATCTCAAAATTTTTTAAAAAAGGAGTTTGAAATAGAATGTTCTTATGTTCCAGATGTGGCTTTTTCTCTTTATAATTATGTTGTCCAAAATAAAAATAGTAAAAAAAAGGACGTTGTAGTTATGATTTATAGTTATACAACATATAAAAGCCACTTTAGACATAAAATAAATATAAAAGAGTACTATGATCGTTGGATTGAAATAATAAACCAACATATAGATAGAGATACGTTTATAAAACTTGCTTACAGTACATATGAAGATAAGATAGAAACTTACAATTTTATAAACTATTTAAAAATGCATATTGATAACAAGGTGAAAATATTGAATAGTGATACACTTACTAGTTTGTTAAATATTTTAGGGGAGTCAGAAAAAGTTATTACTGGAAGAATGCACCCAATGATTTTTGGTGTTTTGGCAAATTGCAAAGTAATACCATTTTCTATTTCTGATAAAATTGATACTTTTAAACAGGAATGGTTGCTGAATGAAAATGAAATAAATTTTAATCATATCAACAAAACTATTTTTAAAAAGTTAAATGAAGTCCTAGATTAG
- a CDS encoding O-antigen polymerase, giving the protein MDILIHILAFLFVYNIPFVGIPISSSKIVVIILLLYTIFHRIVYYKKEWFKIVAFLIILILYSIFIMIINESKDMSILYALILFIVNHFLGAFLFVQLLKRTNKLNKNYIIRLFIILAFVQALFILLMLLFSGFREICFSITSIERESLLKRYNGIRGLGMASSVTYDLGVIQSFALIFIIYKMISNKLSRKQIYFYITAYIAIFISVCVTGRTGFIGVLFSIFLSVSYISNDRKKEKNKILRIITHGGLIVILSIIIAFSFLGKDKVLKISHNISVYAFEMIYSYEETGSFSIGTSKNLIKMVENFSNISPKSFLIGDGRYKGEGILYYKHTDIGFFRQIYFFGIVGTLLIVYMYLYIFKRMSITVANDKYFKKVIFLIGIYYFISNIKGDFLIGCGNAISILLILYFTITAENIKDISKRECFTNENFIN; this is encoded by the coding sequence TTGGATATACTCATACATATTTTAGCATTTTTATTTGTTTACAACATACCTTTTGTTGGAATTCCAATAAGTAGTTCGAAGATTGTAGTTATAATTTTACTACTATATACAATATTCCATAGAATTGTATATTATAAAAAAGAATGGTTCAAAATAGTTGCTTTTTTGATTATATTAATTTTGTACTCGATTTTTATTATGATCATTAATGAATCCAAAGATATGAGCATTTTATATGCACTTATCCTTTTTATAGTGAATCATTTTTTAGGAGCTTTTCTATTTGTTCAACTTTTAAAAAGAACAAATAAATTAAATAAAAACTATATTATAAGATTATTTATAATACTCGCCTTTGTTCAAGCGCTATTCATCTTGTTAATGCTTCTATTTTCTGGATTCAGAGAAATATGTTTTTCAATTACATCAATTGAAAGAGAATCTTTGCTCAAAAGATACAACGGAATAAGAGGGTTAGGTATGGCTTCTTCGGTTACTTATGATTTAGGAGTAATACAATCATTTGCTTTAATATTTATTATTTACAAAATGATAAGTAACAAACTTTCGAGAAAGCAAATTTACTTTTATATTACCGCTTATATTGCTATATTTATTTCAGTTTGTGTTACAGGGAGAACAGGATTTATAGGAGTATTATTTTCTATATTTTTATCTGTTAGTTACATTTCGAATGATAGAAAAAAAGAAAAAAACAAAATTTTAAGAATAATAACTCATGGAGGTCTAATTGTAATTTTGAGTATCATAATAGCTTTTTCTTTTTTAGGAAAAGATAAAGTTTTAAAAATAAGTCACAACATAAGTGTGTATGCTTTTGAGATGATTTATTCATATGAGGAAACAGGCAGCTTTTCAATTGGAACATCAAAAAACTTAATTAAAATGGTAGAAAACTTTTCTAATATTAGTCCCAAATCTTTTTTAATAGGAGATGGAAGATATAAAGGAGAAGGTATTTTATATTATAAACACACAGATATAGGCTTTTTTAGACAAATCTATTTTTTTGGAATAGTTGGAACTTTATTGATAGTATATATGTATTTATATATATTTAAGAGAATGTCAATTACAGTAGCAAATGATAAATATTTTAAAAAAGTTATTTTTTTAATAGGAATATATTATTTTATTTCGAATATTAAGGGAGATTTTTTAATAGGATGTGGGAATGCAATTAGTATACTTCTTATACTTTATTTTACTATTACTGCTGAAAATATTAAAGATATAAGTAAAAGGGAGTGCTTCACCAATGAAAATTTTATTAATTAA
- a CDS encoding glycosyltransferase, producing MKKIKILVVDYGNVNGGIENFIFNVFKGIDKTKIQIDFLVYNNECYNEKLLISEGSEIYHTNKPRENYFKCKKYIKSFFIRNSNKYNFIWLQTCSASSIFAHKLAHKYTTAKVITHAHASKSEAKNFICEIIINFLSRVNQKKLLKVSDYYFACSKNAGMYLFGKKIIYNNHFHIIKNGIFVDKFRYSEERRKKIRRELNLNDKDFVVGNVGRITAIKNHDFLIKIFLKILEYKPNSTLLIIGNGDLEIKIKHKIKQLGLEPKVKLLGEKENVNEYLNTMDFFVFPSKFEGLGIAVIEAQASGLPCLITSNLPKELYITDIIYSKSLKEGPENWAKEILKISINKKRNYYYKYAIKSGFDIETTIKELEKFFINIAN from the coding sequence ATGAAAAAAATAAAAATTTTAGTAGTTGACTATGGCAATGTGAACGGCGGAATTGAAAACTTTATTTTTAATGTTTTCAAAGGCATAGACAAAACAAAAATACAAATAGATTTTTTGGTTTATAATAATGAATGTTATAATGAAAAACTATTAATATCTGAGGGAAGTGAGATATATCATACAAATAAACCAAGAGAAAATTATTTTAAATGTAAAAAATACATTAAATCCTTTTTTATTAGAAATAGTAACAAGTACAATTTTATATGGTTACAAACCTGTTCTGCTAGTAGCATATTTGCCCATAAACTGGCACATAAGTATACTACTGCAAAGGTAATTACACATGCACATGCGTCAAAATCTGAAGCTAAAAACTTTATTTGTGAAATAATAATTAATTTTTTAAGTAGAGTTAACCAAAAAAAGCTTTTAAAAGTTTCGGATTATTATTTTGCTTGTAGTAAAAATGCGGGCATGTATTTATTTGGAAAAAAAATCATTTACAATAATCATTTTCATATAATAAAGAATGGGATTTTCGTTGATAAGTTTAGATATTCAGAAGAAAGAAGGAAAAAAATACGAAGAGAATTAAATTTAAATGATAAAGATTTTGTTGTTGGGAATGTAGGAAGAATTACCGCGATAAAAAATCATGATTTTTTAATTAAAATATTTTTAAAGATTTTAGAATATAAGCCCAATTCTACCCTTTTGATCATTGGAAATGGTGACCTCGAAATTAAAATTAAGCATAAAATCAAACAATTAGGCTTGGAGCCAAAAGTAAAACTTTTGGGCGAAAAAGAAAATGTTAATGAATATTTAAATACGATGGATTTTTTTGTTTTTCCTTCAAAGTTTGAGGGGCTTGGAATTGCCGTTATAGAAGCACAGGCTTCAGGTTTACCATGTTTAATAACGAGTAATCTTCCAAAAGAACTCTATATAACGGATATTATTTATTCAAAATCTTTAAAAGAAGGACCCGAAAATTGGGCAAAAGAGATTTTGAAAATTAGCATAAATAAAAAAAGAAATTATTACTACAAGTATGCTATTAAATCAGGTTTTGATATAGAAACAACAATAAAAGAATTAGAAAAATTTTTTATTAATATAGCTAACTAG